The following coding sequences lie in one Deltaproteobacteria bacterium genomic window:
- a CDS encoding radical SAM protein: MKVQEKVKQIAAVQTAKAILKVLPRISEQRLLGFPLVQKGLDAVSYYPEGRDFLKSLLLHVRRAIGRCSRECLAKFAENLIVNEFITATPKRDEFKSRYGFPPPFFLVISPTMRCNLNCYGCYAGDYNKREELETALIHHLLQEAKEMGIYFITISGGEPFMREDLLDIFAAHSDVYFQVYTNGTLIDEQVARVLSRLGNVLPAVSVEGWEKATDARRGPGSFKKVLAAMAQLQQAGVLFGFSATATRQNNELICSDEFVKFWIDQGCFIGWYFNYLPIGKKPDLDLMPTPEQRIYRRKRLIEMRPNLPIILADFWNDGPLVGGCIAGDRYLHITANGNVEPCVFVHFATDNIKEKSLAEILNSPFFHSIRQRQPYSANYYRPCMVIDHPHILRDLIGQSGAHPTHPGAEGILTQFAGDLDRYALAYGKLADALWSEQSPDSAPFERRPYGELRKIVK, from the coding sequence ATGAAAGTTCAAGAGAAAGTGAAACAAATTGCTGCGGTCCAGACCGCCAAGGCCATCCTCAAAGTTTTACCCCGCATCAGCGAGCAAAGGCTCCTGGGATTCCCCTTGGTTCAAAAAGGCCTGGATGCGGTTTCCTATTATCCGGAAGGCCGAGATTTCCTCAAAAGTCTTCTTCTCCACGTCCGGCGGGCCATCGGTCGGTGTTCCAGGGAATGCCTGGCCAAGTTTGCTGAAAACCTCATCGTCAACGAGTTCATCACCGCCACCCCCAAAAGGGACGAGTTTAAATCCCGATATGGATTCCCTCCGCCTTTCTTTTTGGTGATCAGCCCAACCATGCGTTGTAACCTGAATTGTTATGGCTGTTATGCCGGGGATTATAACAAGAGGGAGGAATTGGAGACAGCCCTCATCCATCACCTTCTTCAGGAAGCCAAAGAGATGGGCATCTATTTTATCACCATCTCGGGGGGAGAACCTTTTATGAGGGAGGATCTCCTTGATATTTTTGCCGCTCACAGCGATGTTTACTTCCAGGTCTACACCAACGGCACGCTCATCGATGAGCAGGTGGCCAGGGTTCTCTCCCGGCTGGGGAATGTTCTGCCGGCAGTCAGCGTGGAAGGCTGGGAAAAAGCCACGGACGCCCGCCGTGGCCCGGGGAGCTTTAAGAAAGTCCTTGCCGCCATGGCCCAATTGCAGCAAGCCGGGGTCCTCTTCGGATTTTCGGCAACCGCCACCCGGCAGAACAATGAATTGATTTGCAGCGACGAATTCGTGAAGTTCTGGATCGACCAGGGATGTTTTATCGGCTGGTATTTCAACTACCTTCCCATCGGTAAAAAACCGGACCTTGATCTCATGCCCACCCCGGAACAGCGGATCTACCGGAGGAAGCGTCTCATCGAGATGCGCCCGAATTTGCCCATTATCTTAGCCGATTTCTGGAACGATGGACCGCTGGTAGGAGGGTGCATTGCCGGGGACCGTTATTTGCACATTACCGCCAACGGAAATGTCGAACCCTGCGTATTCGTCCATTTTGCCACGGACAATATCAAAGAAAAGTCCCTGGCGGAAATTTTAAACTCGCCATTCTTTCACAGCATCCGCCAACGCCAACCCTATTCGGCGAATTATTACCGGCCCTGTATGGTCATCGACCACCCGCATATTCTGCGTGATTTAATCGGGCAATCCGGTGCTCATCCTACCCACCCGGGTGCCGAAGGCATTCTTACCCAATTCGCCGGTGATCTGGACCGGTATGCCCTGGCCTATGGAAAATTAGCGGATGCCCTGTGGTCCGAACAAAGCCCGGATTCCGCTCCCTTTGAACGGAGACCTTACGGTGAGTTGAGAAAAATTGTCAAATGA
- a CDS encoding polyprenyl synthetase family protein, whose protein sequence is MKAVETEMAKNLLSEIAMIPTVSRYLIASGGKRFRPILLLLCAHLGGYHGPRAVPLASTIEFIHTATLLHDDVVDRAFVRRGLASANSVWGEGASVLVGDFLFTKSFSLIVQDGNLHILEVVSGATTRMAEGEVMQLVKTGDPAITEKDYYYVVTNKTAVLISAACQIGGILGNAPPEEEKALADFGLNLGIAFQLIDDTLDYISAKETLGKAIGQDLNEGKITLPLIQILKVCSPAEKDRLRQIIQDRDRREVDLEYVMKVVKDCGGIEYTIQAAENFIGKAKNSLLPFPPSREKEALLTLADYAIQRKW, encoded by the coding sequence ATGAAGGCGGTAGAAACAGAGATGGCCAAAAACCTACTCTCCGAGATTGCCATGATTCCCACGGTGAGTCGGTACCTCATTGCCAGCGGGGGGAAGCGGTTTCGTCCTATCCTTTTGCTTCTCTGCGCTCACCTTGGTGGTTATCACGGACCACGGGCCGTTCCCCTGGCCAGCACCATTGAATTCATCCATACGGCTACTCTGCTCCATGATGACGTAGTTGATCGGGCTTTCGTCCGGCGAGGACTGGCTTCGGCTAACTCGGTGTGGGGTGAGGGGGCAAGCGTGCTGGTGGGAGATTTTTTGTTTACCAAATCCTTTTCCTTGATCGTGCAGGATGGCAACCTGCATATCTTAGAAGTTGTTTCCGGGGCCACCACCCGCATGGCCGAAGGGGAGGTTATGCAGCTGGTTAAGACGGGAGACCCGGCCATTACGGAAAAGGACTATTATTATGTAGTGACCAACAAAACGGCCGTACTAATTTCTGCCGCCTGTCAGATTGGAGGAATTCTCGGCAACGCTCCCCCGGAAGAAGAGAAGGCGTTGGCCGATTTTGGGCTCAACTTAGGGATTGCTTTCCAATTGATAGATGATACGTTGGATTACATATCGGCCAAAGAGACGCTGGGAAAAGCGATCGGCCAGGATCTCAACGAAGGAAAAATCACTCTGCCGCTGATTCAGATTTTAAAAGTCTGTTCCCCAGCAGAGAAGGACCGCCTCAGGCAGATTATCCAGGACCGGGACCGTCGGGAAGTAGATCTTGAGTATGTGATGAAGGTCGTAAAAGACTGCGGGGGAATTGAGTACACGATCCAAGCCGCCGAGAATTTTATAGGAAAAGCTAAAAATTCTCTCTTGCCTTTTCCACCGTCCAGAGAAAAAGAGGCGCTCCTTACCCTTGCGGACTACGCCATCCAGAGAAAATGGTAA
- a CDS encoding aminopeptidase: MAGEDLEKEKMKKETKELEKKLKFQGKLSWDLLDEPEKEETFRFAAGYKTFLNRAKTEREAVREIAQASKEAGFQEACSPGAGKRFFAVNKEKSIALALIGQAPLPEGLRIIVSHIDSPRIDLKQNPLYEDADMALLRTHYYGGIKKYQWVTIPLSLHGLIVKADGSILNVVLGEDEADPVFVINDLLPHLSGKIQDQKKLAEAIEGERLTALAGSIPFPDTEAKERFKLRMMELLHQKYGLVEEDFISAELELVPAMKARDVGFDCSLIGSYGQDDRASAYTSLQAVLSVTEPPRTAIVLFVDKEEIGSDGSTGAKSLFLESVLRTLIKRSGLTVTEALLKQILANSQALSADVQAALDPNYPEVHEKQNAGKLGYGVCLEKSTGSRGKAAASDARAEYVGEIRRIFNANNIAWQMTEIGKVDEGGGGTVAKYLAIYGMDIIDCGVPVLSMHSPFEVTSKADIFEAYKAYRAFLSSP; encoded by the coding sequence ATGGCTGGCGAGGATCTGGAAAAAGAAAAAATGAAAAAGGAAACAAAAGAACTGGAGAAAAAATTAAAGTTCCAGGGGAAATTATCCTGGGACCTTTTGGATGAACCGGAGAAGGAAGAGACTTTTCGTTTTGCCGCAGGATATAAAACCTTCCTCAACCGGGCCAAAACCGAACGGGAAGCAGTCCGGGAAATTGCCCAAGCGTCCAAAGAAGCTGGGTTTCAAGAGGCTTGTTCCCCGGGGGCGGGAAAAAGATTCTTCGCCGTGAATAAAGAAAAATCTATTGCCCTCGCCTTGATAGGCCAAGCGCCTTTGCCCGAAGGCCTCAGGATCATCGTCTCGCACATCGACTCCCCGCGGATAGACCTCAAACAGAATCCGCTTTATGAGGATGCGGACATGGCCTTACTCCGTACCCATTACTATGGAGGAATAAAAAAATACCAATGGGTGACTATCCCCTTATCCCTCCATGGTCTGATCGTAAAAGCGGACGGCTCAATTTTAAACGTGGTCCTCGGGGAAGATGAAGCGGATCCCGTATTCGTCATCAATGACCTTCTCCCCCATCTCTCGGGCAAGATCCAGGACCAGAAGAAACTCGCCGAAGCCATCGAGGGCGAGAGGCTCACGGCCCTCGCTGGGAGTATTCCTTTTCCCGATACCGAAGCCAAGGAACGCTTTAAGCTCCGGATGATGGAGCTTCTCCACCAGAAATACGGTTTGGTGGAAGAAGATTTCATCAGCGCCGAGCTGGAGCTCGTCCCGGCGATGAAGGCTCGGGATGTTGGGTTCGATTGCAGCCTGATCGGTTCTTACGGGCAAGACGACCGCGCCAGCGCCTACACGTCTCTTCAGGCCGTCCTCTCGGTTACAGAACCTCCGCGAACAGCCATTGTCTTATTCGTGGACAAAGAAGAAATCGGCAGTGATGGAAGCACGGGGGCAAAATCCCTTTTCCTGGAAAGTGTCCTTAGGACCCTGATCAAGCGCTCAGGCCTCACGGTCACGGAAGCTCTGCTGAAACAGATCCTCGCCAATTCCCAAGCCCTCTCCGCCGATGTGCAGGCCGCCCTAGACCCCAACTACCCGGAGGTTCACGAAAAACAAAATGCTGGCAAGCTGGGTTACGGAGTTTGCCTGGAGAAATCTACCGGCTCTCGCGGGAAAGCGGCTGCCTCAGATGCCCGGGCGGAGTACGTGGGGGAAATCCGGCGTATCTTCAACGCCAACAACATAGCCTGGCAGATGACCGAGATCGGCAAGGTGGACGAGGGGGGGGGAGGTACCGTGGCCAAGTATTTGGCTATTTACGGTATGGATATCATCGACTGCGGTGTGCCCGTGCTCTCCATGCATTCACCCTTCGAGGTAACCTCCAAAGCGGATATCTTCGAAGCTTACAAAGCTTACCGGGCTTTTTTATCTAGCCCATGA
- a CDS encoding lysophospholipid acyltransferase family protein produces MFRTLFAWLSLLISTVILGTVAIFLSLFDSSGNLPHLIARLWGKIQLATTGTTVKIQGVENIDPKKSYILVSNHQGNFDIFALLGYLPIQFRWIAKAELFRAPFMGWAMSRIGYIAIERESPKKAYRSMLQAAEKVKNGVSVMIFPEGTRSLDGNLQPFKKGLFLIALKSQAPILPITICGTGKIMQKGDWRIYPGNVQIIIDPPVETAGIPTEKEGELSARVRNILMKNLSRS; encoded by the coding sequence ATGTTCCGGACGCTTTTTGCCTGGCTGAGCTTGCTGATTTCTACGGTAATTTTGGGGACGGTGGCGATTTTTCTCTCCCTTTTCGACTCTTCCGGAAATCTCCCCCACCTTATTGCCCGCCTCTGGGGCAAGATTCAGCTTGCTACCACGGGCACAACCGTGAAAATTCAGGGCGTGGAAAACATCGACCCCAAAAAAAGCTACATCCTGGTATCGAATCACCAGGGCAACTTCGACATCTTTGCCCTCCTGGGGTATCTTCCGATCCAGTTCCGCTGGATCGCCAAGGCAGAGCTGTTCCGTGCCCCGTTTATGGGATGGGCCATGTCCCGCATCGGTTACATTGCCATCGAACGCGAGAGCCCCAAAAAGGCTTACCGCAGCATGCTCCAAGCGGCCGAGAAAGTTAAAAATGGCGTTTCGGTCATGATTTTTCCGGAAGGAACCCGCAGCCTGGATGGAAACCTCCAGCCCTTCAAAAAGGGGCTTTTTCTCATCGCCCTCAAATCCCAGGCTCCCATTCTGCCGATCACGATCTGCGGTACGGGAAAAATCATGCAGAAGGGCGACTGGCGAATTTACCCGGGAAATGTCCAGATCATCATTGATCCGCCCGTTGAAACCGCCGGTATCCCCACCGAAAAGGAAGGGGAACTCTCCGCACGCGTGCGCAATATTTTAATGAAAAATCTGAGCCGGTCTTGA
- a CDS encoding single-stranded DNA-binding protein: MVNKVILIGRLGADPEIRYTPSGAEVATFRMATSESWTNKNGEKEERTEWHRIVAWRGLAKICGEYLSKGKLVYIEGRLRTRSWEDRDGNKRSTTEIEATEMKMLGGIGEQKSKGKDAEGDFSPPPQKDEEDIPF, translated from the coding sequence GTGGTCAATAAAGTTATTCTCATCGGTCGTCTGGGGGCGGATCCGGAAATTCGTTATACCCCCAGCGGGGCGGAAGTAGCCACCTTTCGGATGGCTACCAGTGAATCGTGGACCAACAAGAACGGCGAGAAAGAGGAGCGGACCGAATGGCACCGCATCGTTGCCTGGAGAGGGTTAGCCAAGATTTGCGGTGAATATCTGAGTAAGGGGAAGCTGGTTTACATTGAAGGCCGGTTAAGAACCCGTTCCTGGGAAGACCGGGATGGGAATAAACGGTCCACCACGGAAATCGAAGCCACGGAGATGAAGATGCTCGGTGGAATTGGGGAGCAAAAAAGCAAAGGCAAAGACGCGGAGGGGGATTTTTCCCCCCCGCCGCAGAAGGATGAAGAGGATATTCCCTTCTGA